A region of Mesorhizobium sp. AR02 DNA encodes the following proteins:
- a CDS encoding ABC transporter substrate-binding protein, whose amino-acid sequence MKIAKTRLLVFTAATALFTIGHAFADELSIMASGGAWQDAQRKAWFEPFSKETGAKILEQEYLGDLGKVKAMVDTGNVPIDLVTVETATVLQGCDAGILERLDYSKIGPRDKFIEGSALDCGVGLDAYGDILAYDPTVLKEAPTSVLDLFDTKKFPGKRAMRKFPAQNLEWALMADGVAPADVYKVLATPDGVDRAFKKLDTIKKDIVWWDAGAQPAQLLASQEVVMTTAWNGRIQNAIDTDKKPFKIVWNNQILEYDMIAIPKGAKNPELAYKYLAYISKPENNAKLASYITYGPVRTDAASLVAADALPKLPNAPDHLAGAYLVADTEFWGDYGEDLVKRFNAWLAQ is encoded by the coding sequence ATGAAAATCGCAAAGACCCGGCTGCTCGTATTCACAGCGGCCACCGCACTCTTCACCATCGGCCATGCCTTCGCCGACGAATTGTCGATCATGGCCAGCGGCGGCGCCTGGCAGGATGCCCAGCGCAAGGCCTGGTTCGAACCGTTCAGCAAGGAGACCGGCGCAAAAATCCTCGAGCAGGAATATCTCGGCGATCTCGGCAAGGTCAAAGCCATGGTCGACACCGGCAACGTGCCGATCGATTTGGTGACGGTCGAAACCGCGACCGTGCTGCAGGGCTGCGACGCCGGCATACTCGAACGCCTCGACTATTCCAAGATCGGTCCTCGCGACAAATTCATCGAAGGTTCAGCGCTCGATTGTGGTGTCGGTCTCGATGCTTACGGCGATATCCTCGCCTATGACCCCACCGTGCTGAAGGAAGCGCCGACTTCGGTGCTCGACCTCTTTGACACCAAGAAATTCCCCGGAAAACGCGCCATGCGCAAATTCCCGGCGCAGAATCTGGAATGGGCGCTGATGGCCGATGGCGTCGCCCCCGCCGACGTCTACAAGGTGCTGGCGACGCCGGACGGCGTCGACCGCGCCTTCAAGAAGCTCGACACCATCAAGAAGGACATCGTCTGGTGGGATGCCGGCGCGCAGCCGGCGCAATTGCTGGCGTCGCAGGAAGTGGTGATGACCACCGCCTGGAACGGCCGCATCCAGAACGCCATCGACACCGACAAGAAGCCGTTCAAGATCGTCTGGAATAACCAGATCCTCGAATACGACATGATCGCCATCCCGAAGGGCGCCAAGAACCCGGAGCTCGCCTACAAGTACCTTGCCTATATCTCGAAGCCGGAAAACAACGCCAAGCTCGCCAGCTACATCACCTACGGGCCGGTGCGCACCGATGCCGCGTCCCTCGTCGCGGCCGATGCCTTGCCGAAACTGCCCAACGCGCCAGACCATCTGGCCGGCGCCTACCTCGTCGCCGACACCGAGTTCTGGGGCGACTATGGCGAGGACCTGGTCAAGCGCTTCAACGCCTGGCTGGCCCAGTAA
- a CDS encoding ABC transporter ATP-binding protein, producing MSAGLATLAAAPAAGPAFVDFIDVEKSYDGRAFAVTRLNLGVARGEFLTLLGPSGSGKTTTLNMLAGFERPTSGTITLEGRPVDRLPPYQRNIGMVFQNYALFPHMSVEENVAFPLSVRQVSKADIAGRVGRALDMVRLKQFGDRKPAQLSGGQQQRVALARALVFEPSLVLMDEPLGALDKKLREHMQLEIKQIHTMLGVTIVYVTHDQSEALTMSDRVAVFNNGAIAQLGSPDDLYNAPQSSFVASFIGENNTLEGVVDRVSGQECHVRLNGGGELTALAIGVAQGTACHVAIRPERLSLTPAGGNALPATVDGRIYLGDHLRLLARLGNDQVLTVKVGPEATMANGEAVTVSCAPGDCRAFPAEASAAKAGPS from the coding sequence ATGAGCGCCGGTCTCGCCACCCTGGCAGCGGCGCCTGCCGCCGGCCCGGCTTTCGTCGATTTCATCGATGTCGAGAAATCCTATGACGGCCGCGCCTTCGCGGTGACGCGGCTGAACCTCGGCGTCGCGCGAGGCGAATTCCTGACCCTGCTCGGCCCTTCCGGCTCGGGCAAGACGACGACGCTCAACATGCTGGCCGGTTTCGAACGGCCGACCAGCGGTACCATCACGCTGGAAGGCAGGCCGGTCGACCGCTTGCCGCCCTACCAGCGCAACATCGGCATGGTGTTCCAGAACTACGCGCTGTTTCCGCATATGAGCGTCGAGGAGAACGTCGCCTTCCCGCTTTCGGTGCGCCAGGTCAGCAAGGCCGACATTGCCGGCCGCGTCGGCCGCGCGCTGGACATGGTGCGGCTGAAGCAGTTCGGCGACCGCAAGCCGGCGCAGCTTTCCGGCGGCCAGCAGCAGCGTGTGGCGCTGGCCCGCGCGCTGGTCTTCGAGCCGAGCCTGGTGCTGATGGACGAGCCGCTGGGTGCGCTCGACAAGAAATTGCGCGAGCACATGCAGCTCGAGATCAAGCAGATCCACACCATGCTCGGCGTCACCATCGTCTACGTCACCCATGACCAGAGCGAGGCGCTGACCATGTCGGACCGCGTCGCCGTGTTCAACAATGGCGCCATTGCCCAGCTCGGCTCGCCCGACGATCTCTACAACGCCCCGCAAAGCTCCTTCGTGGCGAGCTTCATCGGCGAGAACAACACGCTGGAAGGCGTCGTCGACCGCGTCTCCGGCCAGGAATGCCACGTGCGGCTGAATGGCGGCGGCGAGCTCACCGCGCTCGCCATCGGCGTAGCGCAAGGCACTGCCTGCCACGTCGCCATCCGCCCCGAGCGGCTGAGCCTGACGCCGGCCGGCGGCAACGCCCTGCCCGCCACGGTCGACGGCCGCATCTATCTCGGCGACCATCTGCGTCTTCTCGCCAGGCTCGGCAACGACCAGGTGCTGACCGTCAAGGTCGGCCCCGAAGCGACAATGGCCAATGGCGAGGCCGTCACGGTCTCCTGCGCGCCGGGTGACTGCCGCGCCTTTCCCGCCGAGGCCTCGGCCGCGAAGGCGGGGCCGTCCTGA
- a CDS encoding PLP-dependent aminotransferase family protein yields MLSDLRLTDDESPVYRRLADAIAERISAGTLAVGDRLPPQRDIARALGINVTTVTRALATLQQRGLLEARPGRGTTVAARQAAERPGFVSAPSDESGIIDLSVNRPATSAYLDALAALLPGLPRDPHYASLQDYHPPEGPLWARVAVADWLKTVAGDGDPGRVVLAAGAQHGLDCLLGAVTRQGEVVLADEVTYQGINALCRVHGLDLRGVAMDRGGMRPDAFDAACAQLRPRAVFLVPTLHNPTTITLSEARRHELAAVARRHNVMIIEDDVYRPLADEALPSFASLEPELTVHIGALSKCLAPGLRLGFVIAPRAIAGQVAAALRINCWSISPLTALIGARMIEDGAAARIIEVQKHELRQRQAILSEILGGYDVQSQPSATHAWLRLPEPWRGAGFARTCLERGVALLPGDAFAVGREPVQHGVRINVGAARSQDDLRTALTTMAELLSAGHLQLPGFV; encoded by the coding sequence ATGCTCAGTGATCTCCGCCTTACCGACGATGAAAGTCCGGTCTATCGCCGTCTGGCCGACGCGATCGCCGAGCGCATCAGTGCGGGTACGCTGGCGGTCGGCGACCGGTTGCCGCCGCAGCGCGACATTGCGCGCGCGCTCGGCATCAACGTCACCACGGTGACGCGGGCACTGGCGACGCTGCAGCAGCGCGGCCTGCTGGAGGCGCGGCCGGGACGGGGCACCACAGTGGCTGCCAGGCAGGCGGCCGAGCGGCCCGGTTTCGTCTCGGCGCCGAGCGACGAGAGCGGCATCATCGACCTCTCGGTCAACCGGCCCGCCACCTCGGCCTATCTCGACGCGCTGGCGGCGCTGTTGCCGGGCCTGCCCAGGGATCCGCACTATGCTTCGCTGCAGGACTACCATCCGCCGGAAGGGCCGCTGTGGGCACGCGTGGCCGTCGCCGACTGGCTGAAAACCGTTGCCGGCGACGGCGACCCCGGTCGCGTGGTGCTGGCGGCCGGCGCCCAGCACGGGCTCGACTGCCTGCTTGGCGCGGTGACAAGGCAGGGCGAGGTGGTGCTGGCCGACGAGGTGACCTATCAGGGCATCAACGCACTCTGCCGCGTGCATGGGCTCGATCTCAGGGGCGTCGCCATGGATCGCGGCGGCATGCGGCCGGATGCTTTCGACGCCGCCTGCGCGCAGCTCCGCCCCCGCGCGGTATTCCTGGTGCCGACGCTGCACAATCCCACGACGATTACGCTCAGCGAAGCGCGCCGCCACGAGCTTGCCGCTGTCGCCCGCCGCCACAATGTGATGATCATCGAGGATGACGTCTACCGGCCGCTGGCCGACGAGGCCTTGCCCTCCTTCGCCAGCCTGGAGCCGGAGCTGACGGTGCATATCGGCGCGCTGTCGAAATGCCTGGCGCCGGGTCTGCGGCTCGGCTTCGTCATCGCGCCGCGCGCCATTGCCGGCCAGGTGGCGGCGGCGCTGCGCATCAATTGCTGGAGCATCAGCCCGCTGACGGCGCTGATCGGCGCGCGGATGATCGAGGACGGGGCGGCAGCGCGCATCATCGAGGTGCAGAAGCACGAGCTGCGCCAGCGCCAGGCGATCCTCAGCGAAATTCTCGGCGGCTATGACGTCCAGAGCCAGCCGAGCGCCACCCATGCCTGGCTGCGGCTGCCCGAGCCCTGGCGCGGCGCCGGTTTTGCCCGCACCTGCCTGGAGCGCGGCGTTGCTTTGCTGCCGGGCGATGCCTTCGCCGTCGGCCGCGAGCCGGTCCAGCACGGCGTGCGCATCAATGTGGGTGCTGCGCGTTCGCAGGACGATCTGCGCACGGCGCTGACCACCATGGCGGAGCTGCTGTCGGCCGGGCATCTGCAATTGCCGGGTTTTGTCTGA
- a CDS encoding NAD(P)/FAD-dependent oxidoreductase, producing the protein MTEKNVEIAIIGAGVVGLATALRLASDGREVLLIDPNEPGSGASFGNAGTLAEYACMPVGNPAVLRALPKLLLDADSPFSLRWTALLHLAPWLLRFVRQSLPAATHANAVAMAGLLADSLPAWEEMAAEANAGDLLRRNGCLYLYCRPSDLAGGASSRALRAEFGVHQKVLDAREVAVLEPNLPPVTGGGLFFPDSMNLTDPALLMRRLLDAAIQRGVAVERATVSSLKADSAGVALGGAGLNVRAKKVVIAAGAFSRPLAAQAGDRIPLETERGYHLEFATPAPVLTRPVCPVDLGFYMTPMAGRLRVAGTVELGRQAAPPNPRRLALLDRGVRQFFPALGQPSSKWLGFRPSLPDSRPVIGPSPGNPDIIYAFGHGHLGLTLAAVTARLVGDLIADRRPNSERLAPFAAGRF; encoded by the coding sequence GTGACAGAGAAGAACGTCGAGATCGCCATCATCGGCGCTGGCGTGGTCGGGCTGGCGACGGCGCTGCGCCTGGCCAGCGACGGCCGCGAAGTCCTGCTCATCGATCCCAACGAGCCGGGCTCGGGCGCCTCGTTTGGCAATGCCGGCACGCTGGCCGAATATGCCTGCATGCCGGTTGGCAATCCGGCCGTGCTGCGCGCGTTGCCAAAGCTGCTTCTCGACGCCGACAGCCCGTTTTCGCTGCGCTGGACAGCGCTGCTGCACCTGGCGCCGTGGCTGCTGAGGTTCGTCAGGCAATCGCTGCCGGCCGCCACCCATGCCAACGCCGTGGCGATGGCCGGCCTGCTGGCCGATTCCCTGCCGGCCTGGGAGGAGATGGCTGCCGAGGCCAATGCCGGGGATCTGCTGCGCCGCAATGGCTGCCTCTATCTCTATTGCCGCCCGAGCGATCTTGCCGGCGGCGCGTCGAGCCGGGCGTTGCGCGCCGAATTCGGCGTCCATCAAAAAGTGCTGGATGCGCGCGAGGTCGCTGTGCTCGAGCCCAACCTGCCGCCGGTCACCGGTGGCGGCCTGTTTTTTCCGGATTCGATGAACCTGACCGATCCGGCCCTTTTGATGCGCCGGCTGCTCGACGCTGCCATTCAGCGCGGCGTTGCCGTCGAGCGGGCGACGGTTTCCAGCCTGAAGGCCGACAGCGCTGGCGTCGCGCTTGGCGGCGCTGGCCTCAATGTCAGGGCAAAAAAGGTGGTGATCGCGGCCGGTGCCTTCTCGCGGCCGCTGGCGGCACAGGCCGGCGACCGCATCCCGCTCGAAACCGAGCGCGGCTATCACCTCGAATTCGCCACGCCGGCGCCGGTGCTGACGCGGCCGGTGTGTCCGGTCGATCTCGGTTTCTACATGACGCCGATGGCCGGCCGGCTGCGTGTCGCCGGCACGGTGGAACTCGGACGCCAGGCCGCGCCACCCAATCCGCGCCGGCTGGCGCTGCTCGATCGCGGCGTGCGCCAGTTCTTCCCGGCGCTCGGCCAGCCTTCGTCAAAATGGCTCGGCTTTCGGCCGTCGCTGCCGGATTCGAGGCCCGTCATCGGCCCGTCGCCCGGCAATCCTGATATCATCTACGCCTTCGGCCATGGCCATCTCGGCTTGACGCTGGCGGCCGTCACCGCGCGGCTGGTTGGCGACCTTATCGCCGACCGGCGGCCCAACAGCGAAAGACTTGCGCCTTTCGCCGCCGGCCGTTTCTGA
- a CDS encoding TetR/AcrR family transcriptional regulator: MRYDKGRKDASRSRIMEVASNRFRGDGIAASGLASIMSDAGMTNGAFYPHFQSKADLVRESMASALEIQSQQLQEALASGGLELAMAMYLSPEHRDHPQTGCASAALLPEIARQPAETRALYTEKLLTLVHQLAKDLPPHTRDPEGVALGVFAALIGALQLARAVEGTELSDRILAAGADAARALTRKPHKDEAF, from the coding sequence ATGCGCTATGACAAGGGCCGGAAGGACGCATCACGCAGCCGGATCATGGAGGTCGCTTCGAACCGCTTCCGCGGTGACGGCATCGCCGCGTCCGGGCTGGCCAGCATCATGAGCGACGCCGGGATGACGAACGGCGCCTTCTATCCGCACTTCCAGTCCAAGGCCGACCTCGTGCGCGAGAGCATGGCATCGGCACTGGAGATCCAGTCGCAGCAATTGCAGGAGGCACTGGCCTCAGGCGGCCTGGAACTGGCCATGGCGATGTATCTGTCGCCCGAGCACCGGGATCATCCGCAGACCGGCTGTGCTTCCGCCGCGCTGTTGCCGGAAATCGCGCGCCAACCGGCCGAGACGCGCGCTCTCTACACCGAAAAGCTGCTGACCCTGGTGCACCAATTGGCCAAGGACCTGCCGCCGCACACCCGCGATCCGGAAGGCGTGGCGTTGGGCGTCTTCGCCGCGCTCATCGGCGCCCTTCAATTGGCCCGTGCAGTGGAAGGAACGGAATTGTCGGACCGCATCCTCGCCGCGGGAGCGGATGCGGCGCGCGCGCTGACCCGGAAACCGCACAAGGACGAAGCCTTCTAG
- a CDS encoding oxidoreductase has protein sequence MNQNSGKTAVVTGASSGIGRASAEILARAGFTVFGTSRKASNQSSNGVSMLACDVTDDASVASLVSTVLSKTGRIDLLVNNAGIGLLGGAEESSVSQSQALFDVNLFGVMRMTHAVLPVMRRLGEGRIVNIGSILGVVPAPYSAHYSAVKHALEGYSESLDHEVRAFNIRVSVIEPAFVRTVFDQNGFEPDSVMKEYDEARAGFQALLREVMPKADLPDVVAKVVLKAATDRHPRRRYTAGKAARQVSMLRRFAPAAMFDKILRKQFRLPV, from the coding sequence ATGAACCAGAATTCAGGAAAGACAGCTGTTGTGACCGGCGCCTCTTCAGGCATTGGCCGTGCCAGCGCCGAGATTTTGGCACGCGCCGGCTTCACGGTCTTCGGCACCAGCCGCAAGGCATCCAACCAGAGCTCGAACGGTGTATCGATGCTGGCTTGCGACGTGACCGACGACGCGTCTGTCGCGTCCCTGGTCTCGACTGTCCTTAGCAAGACCGGCCGGATAGACCTCTTGGTCAACAATGCCGGTATCGGCCTGCTGGGCGGCGCGGAAGAGTCCTCGGTCTCGCAGTCGCAGGCCCTGTTCGACGTCAACCTGTTTGGCGTCATGCGGATGACCCACGCGGTGCTGCCGGTGATGCGGCGGCTGGGCGAGGGGCGTATCGTCAATATCGGCTCGATCCTGGGGGTGGTCCCGGCGCCGTACTCGGCCCATTATTCAGCAGTCAAGCACGCGCTTGAAGGCTATTCGGAATCGCTCGACCATGAGGTTCGCGCTTTCAACATACGCGTTTCGGTCATCGAACCGGCATTCGTGCGCACCGTGTTCGACCAGAACGGATTCGAGCCCGATTCCGTCATGAAGGAATATGATGAGGCGCGGGCCGGCTTCCAGGCACTGCTTCGCGAGGTGATGCCCAAGGCCGATCTGCCTGATGTGGTGGCGAAGGTGGTTCTCAAGGCCGCGACCGACCGGCATCCGCGGCGGCGCTACACCGCCGGCAAGGCAGCGCGGCAGGTAAGCATGCTGCGCCGGTTCGCGCCGGCAGCCATGTTCGACAAAATCTTGCGCAAGCAATTTCGCCTGCCCGTCTGA
- a CDS encoding NADP-dependent oxidoreductase, with the protein MKAFVVDKYQKKGAMRLAEMPEPELRDTDVLVEIHAAGVNLLDSKLRDGEFKPILPYRPPFILGHDVAGIVVRAGSKVRKFKPGDEVYARSRDGRIGTFAESIAIDEADVALKPKNLSMEEAASIPLVGLTAWQVLVETAGLKTGQKVFIQAGSGGVGTFAIQLAKHLGATVATTASAANADLVKGLGADIVIDYKKDDFEKILQGYDVVLNSQDAKTLEKSLHVLKPGGKLISISGPPDPAFASKQGLNMVLKLVLRLLSRGIRGKARRAGVGYSFLFMWAQGDQLGKITSLIESGFIRPVIDRIFPFEKTNEALAYVEAGRAKGKVVVKVR; encoded by the coding sequence ATGAAAGCCTTTGTTGTCGACAAGTATCAAAAGAAGGGCGCCATGCGGCTCGCCGAGATGCCGGAACCCGAGTTGCGGGACACTGATGTCCTGGTCGAAATTCACGCCGCCGGGGTGAACCTTCTCGATTCCAAGCTTCGGGACGGGGAGTTCAAGCCGATATTGCCCTATCGCCCGCCGTTCATCCTGGGCCATGACGTGGCGGGGATCGTCGTGCGGGCCGGATCGAAAGTCCGCAAATTCAAGCCCGGTGACGAAGTCTATGCGCGGTCGCGCGACGGGCGGATCGGCACGTTCGCCGAATCCATCGCTATCGATGAAGCCGACGTGGCGCTGAAGCCAAAAAACCTCAGCATGGAGGAAGCCGCCTCGATCCCGCTGGTGGGCCTGACCGCCTGGCAGGTGCTGGTCGAGACAGCCGGGCTGAAGACAGGCCAGAAGGTGTTTATCCAGGCCGGCTCGGGCGGAGTGGGGACCTTCGCCATCCAGCTGGCGAAGCATCTCGGCGCGACCGTCGCGACAACGGCGAGCGCGGCGAATGCCGATCTGGTGAAAGGTCTCGGAGCCGATATCGTCATCGACTACAAGAAAGACGATTTCGAGAAGATCCTGCAAGGCTACGACGTCGTCCTGAACAGCCAGGACGCCAAAACGCTCGAAAAATCGCTGCATGTGCTGAAGCCGGGCGGGAAACTCATCTCCATTTCCGGCCCGCCGGATCCCGCATTTGCCAGCAAGCAGGGGCTGAACATGGTGCTGAAGCTGGTCCTGCGCCTGCTGAGCCGCGGCATACGCGGCAAGGCCAGACGCGCCGGTGTCGGATATTCTTTCCTGTTCATGTGGGCGCAGGGCGATCAGCTGGGCAAGATCACCTCGCTCATCGAATCCGGCTTCATACGCCCCGTCATCGATCGGATTTTTCCGTTCGAGAAGACCAACGAGGCATTGGCCTATGTCGAAGCGGGGCGTGCCAAGGGCAAGGTTGTCGTCAAGGTCAGGTAG
- a CDS encoding GntR family transcriptional regulator translates to MLNSFDYGGKEADTVHALEEDIIFGRLAPGTRLVEDVLLARFPVSRHTIRQALYQLEKLGIVTRERNKGAMVRRLSPEEVRQIYEVREMLQRQAALMIPLPVSDELIAQLTDIHRTYSGHVDNGYLRGIHEANDRFHLTMFSACGNAYLVSSIEHYMRLSLPVRANSLADREKLDVSRQHHAMMIEALKRRDNWVLAQLCVDHLQPSKVFYLQEIETVAAG, encoded by the coding sequence ATGCTCAACAGCTTCGACTATGGCGGCAAGGAAGCCGACACGGTGCACGCACTCGAGGAGGACATCATCTTCGGCCGGCTGGCGCCCGGCACGCGCCTGGTCGAGGATGTGCTGCTCGCCCGCTTCCCGGTTTCACGCCACACCATCCGCCAGGCGCTCTACCAGCTGGAAAAACTCGGCATCGTCACGCGCGAGCGCAACAAGGGCGCCATGGTGCGCCGGCTCTCGCCCGAGGAGGTGCGCCAGATCTACGAGGTGCGCGAAATGCTGCAGCGCCAGGCTGCACTGATGATCCCCTTGCCGGTCAGCGACGAACTGATCGCGCAATTGACTGACATCCACCGCACCTACAGCGGCCATGTCGACAATGGCTATCTCAGAGGCATCCACGAGGCCAATGACCGTTTCCATCTCACAATGTTCTCGGCCTGCGGCAACGCCTATCTCGTCTCCTCGATCGAGCATTACATGCGGCTCAGCCTGCCGGTGCGGGCCAATTCGTTGGCAGATCGGGAAAAGCTCGACGTCTCGCGCCAGCACCACGCGATGATGATCGAGGCGCTCAAGCGCCGGGACAATTGGGTGCTGGCGCAGCTCTGCGTCGACCATTTGCAGCCGAGCAAGGTGTTTTATCTCCAGGAGATCGAGACGGTGGCGGCGGGCTAA
- a CDS encoding helix-turn-helix domain-containing protein: MPIRKNLAANLRRLVSGHASVSAVCRGLNMNRTQFERYLQGKSVPNRATAKLICAYFRIDEDELYRALEAAAPEHPLLSPIHQTLYENMVRGPAPAIAGGTYFTYFAVPGRPDLLMRSVTFVRRGAEQVTFRRVTRWAEGHRQGGARAPGWHYGVAISRLNWIYFAGINRRQTGEPSIVAVQWAPFSEPVLIGSAFVLTGTGPVSVKVIMRQEVGRISQRQALQMSGIVSLDDPRLDQLVASLVREG, translated from the coding sequence GTGCCAATCCGCAAGAATCTTGCCGCGAATCTGCGACGGCTGGTCTCCGGCCATGCGTCGGTGAGCGCCGTATGTCGCGGATTGAACATGAACCGCACGCAGTTCGAGCGCTATCTGCAAGGCAAGAGCGTGCCCAACCGGGCGACGGCGAAGCTGATCTGCGCCTATTTCCGCATCGACGAGGATGAATTGTACCGCGCGCTGGAAGCCGCCGCACCCGAGCACCCGTTGCTGTCGCCGATCCACCAGACGCTCTACGAGAACATGGTGCGCGGCCCGGCTCCCGCCATCGCCGGCGGGACCTACTTCACCTACTTCGCGGTTCCGGGCCGCCCCGACCTTCTGATGCGGTCGGTCACCTTCGTGCGGCGCGGGGCCGAGCAGGTGACTTTCAGGCGCGTGACCCGTTGGGCCGAAGGCCATCGCCAGGGCGGAGCGCGGGCGCCGGGCTGGCACTATGGCGTGGCGATCTCGCGGCTGAACTGGATCTATTTCGCCGGCATCAACCGCCGCCAGACCGGCGAGCCGTCGATCGTGGCCGTGCAATGGGCACCGTTCTCGGAGCCGGTCCTGATCGGCAGCGCCTTCGTCCTGACCGGGACGGGGCCAGTTAGCGTAAAGGTCATCATGCGCCAGGAGGTCGGCAGGATCAGCCAGAGGCAGGCGCTGCAGATGTCCGGCATCGTCAGCCTCGACGATCCGCGCCTCGACCAGCTTGTGGCCAGCCTTGTGCGCGAAGGCTAG
- a CDS encoding Crp/Fnr family transcriptional regulator, translated as MSEQDLALLEPGLHRIALPLRMPLVTPGVPIAAVYFIEHGIASVVARTSGGREAEIGFIGFEGMAGYSLVMADNRSPQACFVQLEGEAMRIDASSFDAALTTSPTLRLFLLRFVNSLQIQTGYTALVNARLKLAGRLARWLLMCDDRVVGVRFSITHEFLATMLGVRRPGVTIALQELEGLALIRSRRGEVVILDRPGLIALARGGYGVPEAEYARLLGEVGLESELTG; from the coding sequence ATGAGCGAGCAGGACCTTGCGCTGCTTGAGCCCGGTCTGCACCGGATAGCTCTGCCGTTGAGAATGCCTCTTGTGACGCCCGGCGTGCCGATTGCAGCCGTCTACTTCATCGAGCACGGAATTGCGTCGGTGGTCGCGCGCACGTCAGGCGGCCGCGAGGCGGAGATCGGGTTCATCGGCTTTGAGGGAATGGCTGGATATTCGCTGGTGATGGCCGACAACCGCTCGCCGCAAGCCTGCTTCGTGCAACTCGAAGGCGAAGCAATGCGCATCGACGCAAGCAGCTTCGACGCGGCTCTGACGACCAGCCCTACATTGCGATTGTTCCTGTTGCGCTTCGTCAATTCCCTGCAGATCCAGACCGGGTATACCGCACTTGTCAACGCGCGGCTGAAGTTGGCAGGTCGCCTGGCTCGGTGGTTGCTGATGTGCGACGACCGCGTGGTGGGCGTGCGGTTTTCCATTACCCACGAATTCCTCGCCACGATGCTTGGCGTCAGACGGCCAGGCGTCACCATCGCCCTGCAGGAACTGGAAGGTCTCGCTCTGATCCGATCGCGCCGAGGTGAGGTTGTCATCCTGGACCGGCCTGGGCTGATTGCGCTGGCGCGTGGCGGATATGGGGTACCGGAAGCTGAATATGCCAGGCTTTTGGGAGAGGTCGGTTTGGAGTCTGAATTGACTGGCTAA
- a CDS encoding YkvA family protein: MSVLDSAKQWAGNIKRDVVALWLAARDPRVPWYAKAAAGAVAAYALSPIDLIPDFIPIIGYLDDLIIVPLGIMLAVKLVPADLMQEFRDEATRRAKPVSKAGLAFMVAVWILAALVLLWLFWPKPA, translated from the coding sequence ATGTCGGTTCTCGATTCTGCGAAGCAATGGGCGGGCAATATCAAGCGCGATGTCGTGGCACTCTGGCTTGCCGCGCGTGATCCGCGCGTTCCATGGTATGCAAAGGCCGCTGCTGGCGCGGTCGCGGCCTACGCTCTAAGCCCTATCGACCTGATACCGGACTTCATTCCGATCATCGGCTATCTGGACGATCTCATCATTGTGCCGCTCGGCATCATGCTTGCCGTCAAGCTGGTGCCAGCCGATCTCATGCAAGAGTTCCGAGACGAAGCGACACGCCGCGCCAAGCCGGTAAGCAAGGCAGGGCTGGCGTTCATGGTCGCGGTCTGGATACTGGCGGCGCTTGTGTTGCTCTGGCTGTTCTGGCCGAAGCCAGCTTAG